Proteins encoded in a region of the Flammeovirga yaeyamensis genome:
- a CDS encoding precorrin-2 dehydrogenase/sirohydrochlorin ferrochelatase family protein produces the protein MNTMFPIFIKMSEISTLIVGGGNVGEEKLSAILKNSPDAVVTVVSKEFGQPLLDLAKDFPNVKTIERGFEVADLEDHHIVLCATDDYNLHVIIKEECGKRNKIVNVADTPPLCDFYLGSVVTKGDLKVGISTNGKSPTLAKRMREFLEDALPNETQELLDNLKGIRDKLTGDFQAKVKQLNDITQQVFDKKE, from the coding sequence ATGAATACAATGTTCCCCATCTTCATCAAAATGTCTGAAATTTCCACATTAATAGTAGGTGGAGGTAATGTTGGTGAAGAGAAATTATCAGCCATATTAAAAAATAGTCCTGATGCAGTTGTCACTGTAGTGTCAAAGGAATTTGGACAACCATTATTAGATTTAGCGAAAGACTTTCCTAATGTAAAAACTATCGAAAGAGGTTTTGAAGTTGCTGATTTAGAAGATCATCATATCGTTTTATGTGCTACCGACGATTATAATTTGCATGTGATAATCAAAGAGGAGTGTGGTAAAAGAAATAAAATAGTCAATGTAGCTGATACTCCTCCATTATGTGATTTCTACTTAGGTTCAGTGGTGACAAAAGGCGATTTAAAAGTAGGTATTTCAACCAATGGTAAATCACCAACCTTAGCAAAACGTATGAGAGAATTCCTCGAAGATGCACTACCCAACGAAACGCAAGAATTATTAGATAACCTCAAAGGTATAAGAGATAAACTTACGGGTGATTTTCAGGCGAAAGTAAAGCAGCTGAATGATATTACGCAACAGGTGTTTGATAAGAAAGAATAA
- a CDS encoding BLUF domain-containing protein, protein MIYSYIYSSKSKNAFEIDDLLQLQYDAEKNNSVHNITGYLTYKNDIFIQYIEGDEDQIKQLIKNLHKDDRHQIINEFVLPNRKERLFKNWNMRYIEYNNLIEIGFHELLDAVFFTIDNRLFSNSEVSSKINRMLLKVAEYY, encoded by the coding sequence ATGATATATTCGTATATATACAGTAGTAAAAGTAAAAATGCTTTTGAAATAGACGATCTCTTACAACTTCAATATGATGCTGAGAAAAATAATAGTGTTCATAACATCACTGGGTATTTAACCTATAAAAATGATATTTTCATTCAGTATATAGAAGGAGATGAAGATCAAATCAAACAACTAATTAAAAACCTCCATAAAGACGATAGGCATCAAATAATAAATGAGTTTGTACTTCCCAATAGAAAAGAACGTCTTTTTAAGAATTGGAATATGCGTTACATTGAATACAACAATTTAATAGAAATCGGATTTCATGAACTGTTAGATGCTGTATTCTTTACTATTGATAATAGGCTGTTTTCAAATAGCGAAGTATCAAGTAAGATCAATAGAATGTTGTTAAAAGTGGCCGAATATTATTAA
- a CDS encoding alpha/beta fold hydrolase, whose product MAIDVFEKYTNEQSKFLEIDGMKVHYRIEGEGFPLVLLHGTFASLHTWDRWTEILSKKYKVIRLDIPGFGLTGPRPDRSYSVEIYLKFFETFFKQLDLKKFYIAGSSLGGWLAWEYAFRFKQQVRRLILLDAAGFNDRDSIPLLFKLVQNPILKEFKMFHGVAEYLSTPKTIIEFFLKNAYGNSKRIEPTTTTRYHEMFSRKGNKEAFLNIATSSNVDHSDHLKDLETPTLILWGEKDRWIPLANAYKFDFNLPNSSLIIYEGVGHVPMEEIPDRSAQDVIHFLENQSLDSGAKIKTSNLCDRHPKEVTIGRPFYLESISQKKSFHGQVVCFKTNNPAMILERIEEENGKGRVLVVDWESELPDALIDDDLAFALLHQEWEGIVSNANFRHKETISKLRVGIVGKHPYPKKATLNDDPIEIHYHAEVAGIEFVDGDFVYVDEDGIVASKKNLIEWEK is encoded by the coding sequence ATGGCTATTGATGTCTTCGAAAAATACACTAATGAACAATCCAAATTCCTAGAAATTGACGGCATGAAAGTTCACTACCGTATTGAAGGTGAAGGCTTTCCTTTGGTATTGCTTCATGGTACTTTCGCATCTTTACATACTTGGGATAGATGGACTGAGATTTTATCAAAAAAATATAAAGTAATACGCTTAGATATCCCTGGTTTTGGTTTAACTGGACCTAGACCTGATCGATCGTATTCTGTTGAAATATATCTGAAATTTTTTGAGACTTTTTTCAAGCAACTTGACTTAAAAAAGTTTTATATAGCGGGATCATCATTAGGTGGATGGCTTGCATGGGAATATGCGTTTCGCTTTAAGCAGCAAGTCCGTAGATTAATATTATTAGATGCGGCTGGCTTTAACGATAGAGACTCGATTCCTCTATTATTTAAATTGGTGCAAAACCCAATCCTAAAAGAATTCAAAATGTTTCATGGCGTAGCTGAATACTTAAGTACACCAAAAACTATCATTGAGTTCTTCCTTAAGAATGCTTACGGTAATTCTAAACGCATAGAACCTACCACTACCACTCGTTACCATGAGATGTTCTCTAGAAAAGGAAACAAAGAGGCATTTTTAAATATTGCTACTAGTTCTAATGTAGATCATTCTGATCACCTAAAGGACCTTGAAACTCCTACTTTGATATTATGGGGTGAAAAAGATCGTTGGATTCCATTAGCCAATGCTTATAAATTTGATTTCAACCTTCCCAATTCATCACTTATTATCTACGAAGGTGTTGGTCATGTTCCAATGGAAGAAATACCTGACCGATCTGCTCAAGATGTTATTCACTTTTTGGAAAACCAATCTTTAGATAGTGGGGCAAAAATCAAAACCTCCAATTTATGTGATAGACACCCTAAAGAAGTAACTATCGGGAGACCGTTTTATTTAGAAAGCATCAGTCAAAAGAAATCTTTTCATGGTCAAGTGGTATGTTTCAAAACAAACAACCCTGCCATGATCCTCGAACGCATTGAAGAAGAAAATGGTAAAGGTCGCGTTCTAGTCGTCGATTGGGAATCTGAACTTCCAGATGCCTTAATTGATGATGATCTAGCTTTTGCCCTGCTTCACCAAGAATGGGAAGGTATTGTTTCTAATGCCAACTTCAGACACAAAGAAACCATCTCAAAACTTAGAGTGGGTATTGTAGGCAAACACCCCTACCCTAAAAAAGCAACATTAAATGACGACCCTATAGAAATACACTACCATGCTGAAGTAGCGGGTATCGAATTTGTAGATGGGGACTTTGTTTATGTGGATGAGGATGGGATTGTGGCGAGTAAGAAGAATTTGATTGAGTGGGAGAAATAG
- a CDS encoding response regulator: MKEKKLIFIDDDELLIDIVKIISSTLNETKHLSKSYYRSGDEFLKNTLINDYASTDNYVFLDLNMPGLDGWQVLEELMAFNFSKELKIFILSSSIHPRDKERAEANPLVHGYIEKPLSKQKLLDCITKNKVEV; encoded by the coding sequence ATGAAAGAAAAAAAACTGATTTTCATTGATGATGATGAGCTTTTGATCGATATAGTCAAAATCATCTCATCAACATTAAACGAGACAAAACACTTATCAAAAAGTTATTACAGGAGTGGAGATGAGTTCCTAAAAAACACATTAATAAATGACTATGCTTCAACTGATAACTATGTATTTCTTGATTTAAATATGCCTGGTTTGGACGGGTGGCAAGTACTTGAGGAACTAATGGCTTTTAATTTCTCTAAAGAATTAAAAATATTTATTCTAAGTTCGAGTATTCATCCTCGAGATAAAGAAAGAGCAGAAGCGAACCCACTAGTACACGGATATATTGAAAAGCCTCTAAGTAAACAGAAATTATTAGACTGTATAACAAAAAACAAAGTAGAAGTATAA
- a CDS encoding BLUF domain-containing protein — protein MIYSYIYSSASDENFNEEQLIKLHEAAAQKNKEFDISGYLTFKNDIFIQYIEGPEKSIKQLIENIKKDKRHHIKHDIVLPIREDRLFGDWSMRYIDYNSLIEIGYHELLETIFFSIDNQIFSDEEVIQKINQMLHQIASTMKE, from the coding sequence ATGATATACTCCTACATCTATAGCAGTGCTTCTGATGAAAATTTCAATGAAGAACAATTAATTAAACTTCATGAAGCTGCTGCCCAAAAAAACAAAGAATTTGATATTTCTGGATACCTCACATTCAAGAATGATATTTTTATTCAATACATAGAAGGCCCTGAAAAAAGTATCAAACAGTTAATCGAAAATATCAAGAAAGATAAAAGGCATCATATTAAACACGACATTGTTTTGCCCATTAGAGAAGATCGATTATTTGGAGATTGGAGTATGCGTTATATCGATTATAATAGCTTAATAGAAATCGGTTATCATGAATTATTAGAAACCATATTTTTCAGTATTGACAATCAGATATTTTCAGATGAAGAGGTCATTCAAAAAATAAATCAAATGCTACATCAGATAGCCTCCACAATGAAAGAATAA
- a CDS encoding CheR family methyltransferase — MTENNYPKFVVGIGASAGGLEAINNLFEKLNNNTDMCFIVVLHLSIEHKSLIPELLKKVTKIPIIEVNKDHFLKKNHIYLINNHTTLSIENNKIVVKEKTSKRDKLSYPINILFKSLATTYKEKAIGIILSGTGSDGTEGLRYINANNGISIVQHPDSAKFNGMPFSAIQTNPIDFISSIEDLSQILEFISTNGNSNRAGKGFKVLDHIISLVSSKSNINFGSYKTQTLYRRILKMMEYQNFNSIEKYYQHLTTHPKELDSLANSFLIGVTSFFRDLEEWDFVEQSIIPKVFKDKDIVRIWSLGCSTGQEAYTLAILVLEELEKIKEEKEVKIFATDLNNKAIQYASEGSFTEKELNEIPTKFLKKYFFKNGNKYTVNENVRQLITFVKHDILETPPFLNIDLITCRNLLIYFKKENQYKILNTIKFSLNKGGYLFLGPSEKNFSDKFLKEIDVKKKFFQLTENFKIIDIDQRHKFENQKTLSPVELEITQFKENTFATDIEKRLIQFFCQPFIVVDFDENIIYSTKETGKYLFFPQKELVLKEVFDFEVYIDIIREIKKVKEDGKSRKLKNISFNNVTEGLVSDIIIRKFTLNIDSDNIILEFVPIKKDNQDNILEQDNTIQNLKDEIKHLHLELKNANKKIEGINENYQINNEELMSSNEELQSSNEELQSVNEELYTVNQEYKEKLTEISVLNNDFLNLFKSAGIASLYLDNDLKIRRIAPNASDFFGIENEDLGRSILQFNTFFKIKGSFYQSIEDAVKVNQIQEQEISDNEGKKYLLRVSPCVDKDFEADGVILSFIPISDFNPTKKLLALNEEHQEKISQFKTISKHLDLHSWTWLFDEKKVLISGKEYNNISAENFDSFIKNKYGETVQNESYLSFRNKLNDCIQYGKEFKTNIHLETKVILIDCSSINKNHKIIGLHGILKDITKEYKKEKVIGDLANTYLDLLDLDHFGTISIPDIKKDTVNVNDTLLKWLEVQDKNIKIDKSFILNIIQKEDEKKLYQLLKEKPKHFDITLRIKTLNSEKLHLRLAGKITKEDNHFSLLCLVFDISETKSMEYQWKETVNLAEKTAQTLAVQNEQLESYTYIASHNIRSPLSNLLSLVELYHNENDDKEKEKYIQLFEKALAQLEKTVNNLTDAIKVQQKTSLQRSNINIKEELMKVLDILSGNMKKHGVLISMDVERGLTFSYPEEYLRSIFLNLLSNAIKYRSEDRLPKIEVEVYSENNQIVISVKDNGMGIDLEKFGQRIFGMNQTFHHNEDARGLGLFLTKTQVEATGGTIQVDSKVNVGTKFTIKLPNDN; from the coding sequence ATGACTGAGAATAACTATCCTAAATTTGTAGTTGGCATCGGTGCCTCTGCAGGTGGCCTTGAAGCAATTAACAACTTATTTGAAAAGCTGAATAACAATACTGATATGTGTTTTATTGTTGTTCTGCATTTATCAATAGAACATAAAAGTTTAATACCAGAACTTTTGAAGAAAGTGACTAAAATTCCAATAATTGAAGTAAATAAAGATCATTTTCTGAAGAAGAATCATATTTATTTAATTAATAACCATACAACTTTAAGCATAGAGAACAATAAGATTGTTGTAAAGGAAAAAACAAGTAAAAGGGATAAATTATCTTATCCTATCAACATTCTATTTAAAAGCTTAGCCACTACTTATAAAGAAAAAGCCATTGGAATTATTTTATCAGGAACAGGATCTGATGGAACTGAAGGGTTGAGATATATCAATGCCAATAATGGTATTTCTATTGTACAGCACCCGGATTCTGCGAAGTTTAATGGCATGCCTTTCTCTGCCATTCAAACCAATCCAATTGATTTTATTTCTAGTATTGAAGATCTATCTCAAATATTAGAGTTTATTTCTACCAATGGAAATTCGAATAGAGCTGGAAAAGGATTTAAAGTACTCGATCATATTATCAGTTTAGTCAGCTCTAAATCGAACATTAATTTCGGAAGTTATAAAACACAGACGTTATATCGTCGAATTTTAAAAATGATGGAATACCAAAACTTCAATTCCATCGAAAAATACTATCAGCATTTAACAACACACCCTAAGGAATTGGATTCACTTGCCAATAGTTTTCTCATTGGGGTGACTTCATTTTTCAGAGATTTAGAAGAATGGGATTTTGTAGAACAGAGCATTATTCCAAAAGTATTTAAGGACAAAGACATTGTTCGTATTTGGTCTTTAGGCTGTAGTACAGGACAAGAGGCCTATACTTTAGCTATTTTAGTACTTGAGGAATTAGAAAAAATAAAAGAAGAGAAAGAGGTAAAAATATTTGCGACAGACCTTAATAATAAGGCGATCCAATATGCTTCTGAAGGCTCATTTACAGAGAAAGAATTAAATGAAATTCCCACAAAGTTCTTAAAAAAATATTTCTTCAAAAATGGAAACAAGTATACTGTCAACGAAAATGTTAGACAGTTAATCACCTTTGTAAAACATGATATCTTAGAAACTCCTCCTTTCTTAAATATTGATCTAATTACGTGTAGAAACCTTTTGATCTACTTTAAAAAGGAAAACCAGTATAAGATATTAAACACCATAAAATTCTCCTTAAATAAAGGTGGGTATTTATTCTTAGGACCATCTGAGAAAAACTTTTCAGATAAATTTTTAAAAGAAATTGATGTCAAGAAAAAATTCTTCCAACTCACCGAAAATTTTAAAATTATAGATATTGATCAACGTCATAAATTCGAGAATCAAAAAACTTTAAGTCCAGTGGAGTTAGAAATTACTCAGTTTAAAGAAAATACTTTTGCTACTGATATAGAAAAAAGATTAATACAGTTCTTTTGCCAGCCATTCATCGTCGTAGATTTTGACGAAAACATTATTTATTCAACCAAAGAAACAGGTAAATATCTATTCTTTCCACAAAAAGAATTGGTCCTAAAAGAGGTTTTCGACTTCGAAGTTTACATCGATATTATCAGAGAGATAAAGAAGGTAAAAGAAGATGGAAAGAGTAGAAAACTAAAAAATATTTCCTTCAATAATGTAACAGAAGGATTGGTTTCTGATATCATCATCAGAAAATTTACATTGAATATAGATAGTGATAATATTATTTTGGAGTTTGTTCCTATCAAGAAAGACAATCAAGATAATATTTTAGAGCAGGACAATACCATTCAAAATTTAAAAGATGAAATCAAACATCTTCACTTAGAGCTAAAAAATGCGAATAAGAAAATTGAGGGTATTAATGAGAACTATCAAATTAATAACGAAGAATTGATGTCCTCCAATGAGGAATTACAAAGTAGTAATGAGGAACTTCAATCTGTAAACGAGGAACTATACACTGTTAACCAGGAATATAAAGAGAAACTAACAGAGATTTCTGTACTTAATAATGACTTCCTGAACTTGTTTAAATCGGCAGGTATAGCCAGTTTATATTTGGATAATGACTTAAAAATTCGTCGTATAGCTCCGAATGCAAGTGACTTTTTTGGTATCGAAAACGAAGATTTAGGAAGAAGTATCTTACAATTTAATACGTTCTTTAAAATCAAAGGAAGTTTTTATCAATCCATTGAAGATGCAGTAAAAGTCAACCAAATACAAGAGCAAGAAATCTCGGATAATGAAGGTAAAAAATATCTTCTTAGAGTATCACCTTGTGTTGACAAAGATTTTGAGGCAGATGGAGTCATTCTTTCATTTATTCCAATTTCTGATTTTAATCCAACTAAGAAATTATTGGCCTTAAATGAGGAACACCAAGAGAAGATTTCTCAGTTCAAAACTATTTCTAAGCATTTAGACCTACATTCTTGGACTTGGCTTTTCGATGAAAAGAAAGTTTTGATATCAGGGAAAGAATACAATAACATTTCTGCAGAAAACTTTGATTCATTCATAAAGAATAAATATGGAGAGACTGTTCAAAATGAGTCTTATTTATCGTTTAGAAATAAACTAAATGATTGTATTCAATATGGAAAAGAATTTAAAACTAATATACATTTAGAAACAAAAGTGATCTTAATTGATTGCTCTTCAATCAATAAAAATCACAAAATTATTGGCCTCCATGGTATCCTTAAAGATATCACTAAGGAATACAAGAAAGAAAAAGTAATTGGTGATTTAGCAAATACTTATCTTGATTTATTAGATCTAGATCATTTTGGTACGATTAGTATTCCTGATATCAAAAAAGATACAGTGAATGTAAATGACACTCTTTTAAAATGGCTTGAAGTCCAAGATAAAAATATAAAAATTGATAAGTCTTTCATTTTGAATATCATTCAGAAAGAAGACGAGAAAAAGCTTTACCAACTTCTAAAAGAAAAGCCAAAGCATTTTGATATAACGTTAAGAATAAAAACGTTAAACTCAGAAAAACTTCATTTAAGATTAGCTGGGAAGATTACAAAAGAGGATAATCATTTTTCTCTACTTTGTCTTGTTTTTGATATTTCAGAGACTAAATCAATGGAATATCAATGGAAAGAAACGGTGAATTTGGCGGAGAAAACGGCTCAAACCTTGGCTGTTCAAAACGAACAGTTAGAAAGTTATACTTATATTGCTTCTCATAACATACGTTCTCCTTTATCTAATCTATTGTCGTTAGTAGAATTGTATCATAACGAAAATGATGATAAAGAAAAGGAAAAGTATATTCAACTTTTCGAGAAGGCACTTGCTCAGTTAGAAAAAACAGTCAATAACTTAACAGATGCCATCAAAGTACAACAGAAAACTAGTCTTCAGCGCTCTAACATCAACATAAAAGAAGAGTTAATGAAAGTGTTAGATATTTTATCTGGCAACATGAAAAAGCATGGGGTATTAATTAGTATGGATGTTGAAAGGGGACTTACATTTAGTTATCCGGAAGAGTACTTAAGAAGCATTTTCTTGAACTTACTGAGTAATGCAATAAAATACCGCTCAGAAGATAGATTACCTAAAATTGAAGTTGAGGTATATTCAGAAAACAATCAAATTGTTATCTCTGTTAAGGATAACGGAATGGGTATTGATTTAGAAAAATTTGGACAGAGAATTTTTGGAATGAATCAAACATTCCATCACAATGAAGATGCTAGAGGTTTAGGCCTTTTCTTAACTAAAACACAAGTTGAGGCAACAGGTGGAACAATACAAGTGGATTCAAAAGTTAATGTAGGCACTAAGTTTACAATAAAATTACCAAACGATAATTAA
- the pgeF gene encoding peptidoglycan editing factor PgeF, protein MLETLSFSLLKDEPIHHFITTRNGGVSQVPFDSLNLGNLAHDKKEDVLENRKRVKEALGCDHLFIGDQQHTNTIGIIKEDNLEDLISSPLPFPKTDGLITNVRGVGLLTLAADCTPILLFDPIQKVIGAIHSGWKGTELKILTKGIEGMNNEFGCQPSDIKVCFGPFIKKETYEIGLEVAQLFEEAYPEIIDQVLSEHPDVQKRYLDITACQKYQCKTNGILEQNIEFMPINTFTDHRFFSARKASPNQTGRFGGAIVLV, encoded by the coding sequence ATGCTTGAAACTCTTTCCTTTTCACTTTTAAAAGATGAGCCTATTCATCATTTTATTACCACTAGGAATGGTGGAGTGAGTCAGGTTCCTTTTGATTCTTTAAATCTTGGGAATCTAGCACATGACAAAAAAGAAGATGTTCTGGAAAACAGGAAAAGAGTAAAAGAAGCTTTAGGTTGTGATCATCTTTTTATTGGAGATCAACAACATACCAATACTATTGGCATTATCAAAGAAGATAATTTAGAGGACTTGATATCGAGTCCTCTTCCTTTTCCTAAAACTGATGGCTTAATTACCAATGTTAGAGGCGTAGGTTTACTTACGTTAGCAGCAGACTGTACTCCAATCCTATTATTCGATCCCATACAAAAAGTGATAGGTGCAATTCATTCTGGTTGGAAAGGCACTGAACTTAAAATTCTCACAAAAGGAATTGAGGGTATGAACAATGAATTTGGATGTCAACCTTCTGACATTAAAGTATGCTTTGGACCTTTTATAAAAAAAGAAACGTATGAGATAGGTCTAGAGGTCGCCCAACTTTTTGAGGAAGCATATCCAGAGATTATAGATCAAGTTTTAAGTGAACATCCTGATGTTCAAAAAAGATATCTCGACATTACTGCTTGTCAGAAATATCAATGTAAAACAAATGGAATCTTAGAACAAAACATCGAATTCATGCCAATCAATACCTTTACAGATCATCGATTCTTTTCAGCACGAAAGGCATCACCTAATCAAACCGGTCGTTTTGGAGGTGCTATTGTTTTGGTGTAG
- a CDS encoding BamA/TamA family outer membrane protein — protein MPIVIGDSVMRFKKDTIIFVEKDLVNFDSTAVIRSDKFYDNLQKTLEKRRITKEISNFFLVNRNNNNTDDVNENTISEGMCFENKIIRSINYIRLNPFGGDVKDPYPERTSGLGQYANGVHNKTKEYVIRKHLLFKEGDVITDFDLSETERILRALPFIKDAEVYACEMPNSEIDIYVVTKDQWTIGASVDTYNFGDYGGGIYNSNFLGMGQYVYLGGILQPESDIPLGFDLQYRYNNISGTFIDVIGNFTDSENESIYGLATYKDFVTSATKWGGEMGYLYVRQAFGYSTSDSAFIPGVEDGQRFWKPHKYEVITTWAGRSFQIDKDKNRNITVLAGSEQTLFSRRPEEISADTLYRYQDKIQYTAGLTFTQRNYRKLSYLQGFGRNEDVPHGWLFNSTIGYEQNEFLGDRPYIGFQLDYGRFTPWGFFRANYEYGQFFETKYQQKIQHFGLHYFSNLLAVRRNFVRFFLDVNMTSGSDLVPGQFLYFISDDFFSSYNIDTNTKRGSRRAQLKQEAVWFTPWYFYGFKFAFYQNIELGVLLGEKENSISKDELFTGFGGGIRTRNENLVFNTISLDIKLYPNSPEGRTPYQITFSTEIQLPIIDFKPTKPRMVPFE, from the coding sequence GTGCCTATTGTTATTGGTGATTCTGTAATGAGGTTTAAAAAAGACACCATCATTTTTGTAGAAAAAGACTTAGTTAACTTCGATTCAACAGCCGTTATAAGATCAGATAAATTTTACGATAACCTCCAGAAAACCTTAGAAAAGAGAAGGATTACAAAAGAGATTTCGAACTTCTTCTTAGTAAACAGAAATAACAATAATACAGACGATGTAAATGAAAATACCATTTCTGAAGGAATGTGTTTTGAAAATAAAATCATCAGAAGCATCAACTATATCAGACTGAACCCATTTGGAGGAGATGTGAAAGATCCCTATCCTGAAAGAACTTCCGGTTTAGGACAATATGCCAATGGTGTACATAATAAAACCAAAGAATATGTCATTCGAAAGCATTTGCTTTTTAAAGAAGGTGATGTAATTACAGATTTTGATCTCTCTGAAACAGAACGTATTCTAAGGGCTTTACCCTTTATTAAAGATGCTGAAGTGTATGCATGTGAAATGCCCAATAGTGAAATAGATATCTATGTGGTCACGAAAGATCAGTGGACCATTGGAGCCAGCGTAGACACCTATAACTTTGGTGATTATGGAGGAGGCATCTACAATTCTAATTTTCTTGGAATGGGTCAATATGTATATTTAGGAGGTATACTTCAGCCAGAATCTGATATTCCTTTGGGGTTTGACTTACAGTACAGGTACAATAACATTAGTGGTACTTTCATCGATGTTATCGGTAACTTTACTGATAGTGAAAATGAAAGTATATATGGTTTAGCTACCTATAAAGATTTTGTCACGTCTGCAACAAAATGGGGTGGTGAAATGGGGTATTTATATGTGCGACAAGCTTTTGGTTATTCAACATCAGATAGTGCTTTTATACCAGGAGTAGAAGATGGACAACGTTTTTGGAAACCTCATAAATATGAAGTAATCACCACTTGGGCTGGACGATCTTTTCAGATTGATAAAGATAAAAACAGAAATATTACTGTATTAGCCGGAAGTGAACAAACCCTTTTTTCACGCAGACCAGAAGAAATTTCAGCAGACACTTTATACAGGTATCAAGATAAAATACAATACACAGCTGGATTAACATTTACTCAAAGGAACTACAGAAAATTAAGTTATTTACAAGGTTTTGGTAGAAATGAGGACGTTCCTCATGGTTGGTTATTTAATTCCACTATTGGTTATGAACAAAACGAGTTTTTAGGTGACCGGCCCTATATTGGTTTTCAATTGGATTACGGTCGCTTCACTCCTTGGGGTTTCTTTAGAGCAAACTATGAATATGGTCAATTCTTTGAGACTAAATACCAACAAAAAATCCAGCATTTTGGGTTACACTATTTTTCTAATCTTTTGGCTGTCCGCCGAAATTTTGTTCGTTTTTTCTTAGATGTTAATATGACTTCTGGAAGTGACTTAGTTCCTGGTCAGTTTTTATATTTCATAAGTGACGATTTTTTTAGTAGTTATAATATTGATACCAATACCAAAAGAGGATCAAGACGTGCTCAATTAAAACAAGAGGCCGTGTGGTTTACTCCTTGGTATTTTTACGGTTTCAAGTTCGCTTTTTATCAAAATATTGAATTGGGAGTGCTTTTAGGAGAAAAAGAAAATTCCATATCCAAAGATGAACTTTTCACAGGTTTTGGTGGAGGTATTCGAACGAGAAACGAAAACTTAGTTTTCAATACAATAAGTTTAGATATAAAACTTTATCCTAACTCTCCTGAGGGAAGAACTCCATATCAAATTACTTTTTCCACAGAAATACAATTACCAATTATAGATTTTAAACCTACAAAACCTAGAATGGTCCCTTTTGAGTAA
- a CDS encoding SRPBCC family protein encodes MRIFRFFSLGVFTALVFIIGGALLLPSEYNVHQKIFIKEKPSTIFPFINNLKKWNSWAFIDDENNARLSPMYSGPEEGEGAIHTWMDYHGNNAKIQILASEPFEKVKLQMTTNDGAFISDIHFTIEGDQNGSVVVWDEKGDFGFQLSARVVAFMSDYETKIGEQYQQALEQLKNRVEETSTPKQ; translated from the coding sequence ATGAGAATATTTCGTTTTTTTTCCTTAGGTGTATTCACTGCATTAGTCTTTATTATTGGAGGGGCTTTATTGCTTCCATCTGAATATAATGTTCATCAAAAAATCTTTATTAAAGAGAAACCAAGCACTATTTTTCCTTTTATTAATAATTTAAAAAAATGGAATTCTTGGGCATTTATTGATGATGAAAATAATGCTAGATTGTCGCCAATGTATTCAGGCCCTGAAGAAGGAGAGGGAGCGATCCATACTTGGATGGACTATCATGGAAATAATGCTAAAATTCAGATATTAGCTTCAGAACCTTTTGAAAAAGTAAAACTACAAATGACCACAAATGATGGAGCATTTATTTCTGATATTCATTTTACCATTGAAGGAGATCAGAATGGAAGTGTGGTAGTTTGGGATGAAAAGGGAGATTTTGGCTTCCAATTGTCTGCTAGAGTAGTTGCTTTTATGTCGGATTATGAAACTAAAATTGGAGAACAATACCAACAAGCATTAGAACAATTAAAGAATAGAGTAGAAGAAACTTCTACACCAAAACAATAG